Proteins from a genomic interval of Candidatus Cloacimonas sp.:
- the rplO gene encoding 50S ribosomal protein L15: MLNLSNLEAPAGRKNKKRLGKGQGSGWGHQAGRGHKGKKARAGGNVPPRFEGGQMPLHRRLPKRGFKNIFREDYRTLNLYRLQNLDITELDIPAMEKMGLIPCKGKKANTPVKVLAGVKDDFTKTVYIKANAFSQKARELIEKNGGKAEVV; the protein is encoded by the coding sequence ATGTTGAATTTATCTAATCTTGAAGCGCCAGCTGGTAGAAAGAATAAAAAACGCCTCGGCAAAGGACAAGGTTCCGGTTGGGGACATCAAGCCGGGCGTGGACACAAAGGTAAAAAAGCCCGTGCGGGAGGAAATGTTCCGCCCCGTTTTGAAGGCGGTCAAATGCCTTTACATCGTCGCTTACCTAAACGCGGTTTTAAAAATATCTTCCGCGAAGATTATCGCACTTTGAACTTGTATCGTTTACAAAACCTGGATATAACAGAACTGGATATTCCGGCTATGGAAAAGATGGGTTTAATTCCCTGCAAAGGGAAAAAAGCCAATACTCCCGTCAAAGTTTTAGCCGGAGTTAAAGATGATTTCACCAAAACCGTTTATATCAAAGCTAATGCTTTTTCTCAAAAAGCCAGAGAGCTGATTGAAAAGAACGGTGGCAAAGCGGAGGTAGTGTAA
- the rpmD gene encoding 50S ribosomal protein L30 gives MKIRVTQIRSTINRVEKHKKVIEALGLGRIGKSRIHNDNPTIRGMIDKVGYLLKVEELKEE, from the coding sequence ATGAAAATTAGAGTTACTCAAATCCGCAGCACGATAAATCGTGTGGAAAAACATAAAAAGGTAATCGAAGCTCTCGGACTGGGAAGAATAGGCAAAAGCCGCATTCATAATGATAATCCTACTATTAGAGGTATGATAGACAAAGTCGGCTACCTCTTAAAAGTTGAAGAACTGAAGGAGGAATAG
- the rpsE gene encoding 30S ribosomal protein S5 — MNYEQHHSEEESLIEKIIETKRVAKVVKGGRNFSFSAIVVVGDKHGKVGIGNGKANEIVDAIRKAKEKAVKNMFKVPIVKGTVPHEIVSRFGASRVMIKPAAPGTGVIAGGTARAIFEAAGIENILCKSLGSNTPTNVVKATINGLKSMRTLADISRLRNKTMAQITGQEERNEN, encoded by the coding sequence ATGAATTACGAACAACACCATTCAGAAGAAGAAAGCTTAATTGAAAAAATAATAGAAACCAAGCGGGTTGCCAAAGTTGTTAAAGGCGGCAGAAACTTTAGTTTTTCCGCTATTGTAGTAGTTGGCGATAAGCATGGCAAGGTTGGCATTGGCAATGGCAAAGCAAACGAAATCGTGGATGCTATTCGCAAAGCCAAAGAAAAAGCCGTAAAAAATATGTTTAAAGTTCCGATTGTGAAAGGAACTGTTCCTCACGAAATTGTATCTCGTTTTGGTGCCTCCCGGGTAATGATTAAACCCGCGGCTCCAGGAACCGGAGTTATTGCAGGTGGAACAGCCAGAGCTATTTTTGAAGCAGCTGGAATTGAAAATATTCTGTGCAAATCACTCGGCTCAAACACCCCTACAAATGTAGTCAAAGCAACTATAAACGGGTTAAAATCTATGCGCACTTTAGCAGATATTTCCCGCTTACGCAATAAAACGATGGCTCAAATTACCGGTCAGGAGGAGAGAAATGAAAATTAG
- the rplR gene encoding 50S ribosomal protein L18, whose protein sequence is MITPSCKLKKELRKRRHLALRKRLSGTPDRPRLVVYRSLKHIYAQIIDDTKGVTLISLSTIAKDMDSLDGKKKAEQSYEVGLKLGEKALAAGIKKVAFDRGGYMYHGRVKALAEGARKAGLDF, encoded by the coding sequence ATGATAACTCCAAGCTGTAAATTAAAAAAAGAACTGCGTAAGCGTCGTCATTTAGCCCTCCGCAAACGCTTAAGCGGAACGCCGGATCGTCCGCGTTTAGTTGTATATCGTTCTCTGAAACATATATATGCCCAAATTATTGATGATACCAAAGGTGTAACTCTCATTTCACTCTCTACCATAGCCAAAGATATGGACTCCCTGGATGGAAAGAAGAAAGCTGAACAAAGTTACGAAGTTGGCTTAAAACTGGGTGAAAAAGCCCTCGCCGCTGGAATCAAAAAAGTTGCCTTTGACCGTGGCGGTTATATGTATCACGGAAGAGTAAAAGCCCTTGCAGAAGGTGCTCGTAAAGCCGGATTGGATTTCTAA
- the rplF gene encoding 50S ribosomal protein L6: protein MSRIGRAPIKLDPGTQVQVSDNVITIKGKLGELKQTLMPGITIEAEDNVLRVHRSDDSKSQRALHGLTRALIQNMVIGVTAGYQKILHIYGTGYSSEVTGPWLKLTLGYSHDILLEIPKELQVNAEAVPRSKGTRSDFQSIITIKGIDKQLVGQFAAEVRNCRPPENYKGKGIRYIDEHIIIKAGKAGTK from the coding sequence ATGTCACGCATTGGAAGAGCCCCGATTAAATTAGACCCCGGAACACAAGTGCAAGTCAGCGATAATGTTATAACAATTAAAGGGAAGCTGGGTGAGCTAAAACAAACCCTGATGCCCGGAATCACAATTGAAGCTGAAGATAATGTTTTAAGAGTTCACCGCAGTGACGATAGCAAAAGTCAGCGTGCTTTGCATGGTCTTACCCGTGCTTTAATTCAAAATATGGTAATCGGTGTAACGGCAGGATATCAAAAAATTCTGCATATTTATGGAACTGGTTATTCTTCCGAGGTTACAGGACCTTGGCTGAAACTCACGCTTGGCTATTCACATGATATTTTGCTGGAAATTCCTAAAGAATTACAAGTAAACGCAGAAGCAGTTCCGCGTTCCAAAGGAACCCGTTCTGATTTTCAAAGCATCATCACCATCAAAGGAATTGATAAACAGCTTGTAGGTCAGTTTGCTGCAGAAGTTCGTAATTGTCGCCCTCCTGAAAATTACAAAGGTAAAGGCATTCGTTATATTGATGAGCATATTATCATTAAAGCTGGAAAAGCCGGCACTAAATAA
- the rpsH gene encoding 30S ribosomal protein S8, whose product MSVSDPIADALTKIRNAYRAGHSQVTVNHNNLVESLVNILAEENFVNSIHILDKDPEHKINYKRIEVILRYTNDGKPVLQGIQRISKPGRRVYVKADKLPCVYNHTGCAIISTSKGVMVDRDARLQKVGGEYICKVW is encoded by the coding sequence ATGAGCGTTAGTGATCCGATAGCTGATGCATTGACGAAAATTCGCAATGCATATCGTGCCGGACATTCGCAAGTGACCGTTAACCATAATAACCTTGTAGAATCACTGGTTAACATCCTTGCTGAAGAGAATTTTGTAAATAGTATTCATATTCTTGATAAAGATCCGGAACATAAAATAAACTACAAACGCATTGAGGTAATTCTGCGCTATACTAATGACGGAAAACCTGTATTACAGGGAATCCAAAGAATATCCAAACCCGGAAGAAGGGTTTATGTGAAAGCCGATAAATTACCCTGCGTTTATAATCATACCGGTTGTGCAATTATTTCTACCAGCAAAGGTGTGATGGTAGATCGCGATGCCCGCCTTCAAAAAGTGGGCGGCGAATATATCTGCAAGGTCTGGTAA
- a CDS encoding type Z 30S ribosomal protein S14: protein MAKKSLIIKQQRTPKFKVRKYNRCKICGRPRAYMRDFGMCRLCFRKYASLGQIPGITRSSW from the coding sequence GTGGCGAAAAAATCACTCATCATTAAACAACAACGAACTCCCAAATTTAAAGTAAGAAAATATAACCGTTGCAAGATTTGCGGACGCCCGCGCGCCTATATGCGCGATTTCGGTATGTGCCGTTTATGTTTTCGCAAATATGCATCACTTGGTCAAATACCTGGAATAACCAGAAGTAGCTGGTAA
- the rplE gene encoding 50S ribosomal protein L5: MNRLKEQYKNQVMGALTKQFGYKNCHQVPKLEKIVVSMGVGQATQNKALLDNAVKDMEIICGRKPVVTKARKSISNFKLRQGMPIGCKVTLRNEVMYEFYDRLISLAIPRIRDFRGIPADAFDGRGNFSFGLKEQTVFPEIDYDKIDTIRGLNITIVTTARTDEECRALLQELGMPFQKNE; encoded by the coding sequence ATGAACCGTTTGAAAGAACAATATAAAAATCAGGTGATGGGAGCTTTAACTAAGCAATTTGGCTATAAAAACTGCCACCAAGTTCCCAAACTGGAAAAGATCGTTGTAAGTATGGGAGTAGGGCAGGCAACTCAGAATAAAGCTCTTTTAGATAATGCCGTAAAAGATATGGAAATTATCTGCGGACGCAAACCTGTTGTTACCAAAGCTCGCAAATCCATATCCAACTTCAAGCTCCGTCAAGGTATGCCAATTGGGTGCAAAGTAACTTTGAGAAATGAGGTAATGTATGAATTTTACGACCGGTTAATTTCTTTGGCGATACCCAGAATTCGTGATTTTAGAGGTATTCCGGCAGATGCCTTTGACGGTAGGGGAAATTTCTCCTTTGGTTTGAAGGAACAAACCGTATTTCCAGAAATTGACTATGATAAAATTGATACTATTCGTGGACTCAATATCACGATTGTAACAACGGCAAGAACAGATGAGGAATGTCGTGCCCTGCTTCAAGAACTGGGTATGCCTTTCCAAAAAAATGAATAA
- the rplX gene encoding 50S ribosomal protein L24: MHFKKGDLVKVIAGDDRGKKGHILKVFPKTGQVIVEKIHMIKKHAKPTQQNPQGGIITMEAPINASNVMLFNEKLNAVSKPVYQIHEGRRIRVCKKSGDEL, from the coding sequence ATGCACTTTAAAAAAGGCGATCTTGTAAAAGTGATTGCTGGTGACGACAGAGGAAAAAAAGGTCATATTCTGAAGGTCTTTCCCAAAACCGGACAGGTTATTGTAGAAAAAATTCATATGATTAAAAAACATGCCAAGCCAACTCAGCAGAATCCTCAAGGTGGCATTATTACAATGGAAGCGCCTATTAATGCTTCCAATGTTATGCTCTTCAATGAAAAACTGAATGCCGTTTCTAAGCCGGTATATCAAATTCACGAAGGACGCCGCATTCGGGTTTGTAAAAAGAGTGGTGACGAACTGTAG
- the rplN gene encoding 50S ribosomal protein L14 yields MIQVQTMLNIADNSGAKKAMCIKVLGGTQRKYATIGDVIVVAIKSATPGGKVKKGTVEKAVIVRTRKEIRRPDGSYIRFADNAAVIIDEKHEPKGTRIFGPVARELREAHYMKIVSLAPEVL; encoded by the coding sequence ATGATACAAGTTCAGACAATGTTAAATATAGCCGATAACTCCGGTGCGAAAAAAGCAATGTGTATAAAAGTTCTGGGTGGAACACAGCGTAAATATGCAACTATCGGTGATGTTATCGTAGTTGCCATAAAAAGTGCCACCCCCGGCGGAAAAGTTAAAAAAGGCACCGTTGAAAAAGCCGTTATCGTCCGAACTCGTAAAGAAATTCGCCGTCCCGATGGTTCTTATATTCGTTTTGCCGATAATGCGGCAGTTATCATTGACGAAAAACATGAACCCAAAGGAACCCGTATTTTTGGACCGGTGGCGCGTGAATTGCGAGAAGCCCACTATATGAAAATAGTTTCCCTGGCACCGGAAGTTCTGTAG
- the rpsQ gene encoding 30S ribosomal protein S17, whose product MATTHKMIKQGIVVSDKNDKTIVVRVQRQFIHPLYKKTVRRHKKFMAHDENNTAHEGDVVQIIESRPMSASKRWTLHKIVERSK is encoded by the coding sequence GTGGCTACAACCCATAAAATGATTAAACAGGGAATTGTCGTAAGTGATAAGAACGATAAAACCATAGTTGTGCGTGTTCAACGACAATTTATCCATCCACTATATAAAAAGACAGTTCGGCGTCATAAGAAATTTATGGCTCATGATGAAAACAATACTGCCCACGAAGGTGATGTAGTTCAAATTATTGAATCTCGCCCGATGAGTGCCAGTAAGCGCTGGACTTTACATAAAATTGTGGAAAGAAGCAAATAA
- the rpmC gene encoding 50S ribosomal protein L29, with translation MKPDEIRDLSMEELQAKLEELRIELFNLRFQKSKNLLDRPDRIKNIRHDIARIYTIMKEKENKD, from the coding sequence ATGAAACCAGATGAAATTCGCGACTTAAGTATGGAAGAATTGCAGGCAAAACTGGAAGAACTGAGGATAGAACTGTTCAATCTTCGGTTCCAAAAATCTAAAAACCTGCTCGACAGACCTGATCGCATTAAAAATATCCGGCATGATATTGCCAGGATATATACAATTATGAAAGAAAAAGAGAATAAGGACTGA
- the rplP gene encoding 50S ribosomal protein L16 — MLAPKKVKHRKMMKGRRKGLSWTGCNVSFGDYGLIALEDSFISSRQIEACRIAITRHMKREGKVWIRIFPDKPITKKPAETRMGKGKGAPEYWVAVVRPGRVLFEIEGVDIDVAKEALRLAAHKLPIKTRLIAREGVEL, encoded by the coding sequence ATGTTAGCCCCCAAAAAAGTTAAACATCGTAAGATGATGAAGGGAAGAAGGAAAGGTCTATCCTGGACAGGATGCAATGTCTCCTTTGGCGATTACGGATTAATAGCCCTTGAAGATTCATTCATTTCCAGCCGTCAGATTGAGGCCTGCCGTATTGCCATTACCCGTCATATGAAAAGAGAAGGAAAGGTCTGGATCAGAATTTTCCCCGATAAACCAATAACGAAAAAGCCAGCCGAAACCCGTATGGGAAAAGGTAAAGGCGCTCCTGAATATTGGGTAGCGGTAGTTCGCCCCGGCAGAGTTCTTTTTGAAATTGAAGGTGTAGACATTGATGTTGCCAAAGAAGCGCTGCGTCTGGCAGCTCATAAACTGCCGATTAAAACTCGCTTAATTGCCCGCGAAGGAGTAGAATTATGA
- the rpsC gene encoding 30S ribosomal protein S3, whose amino-acid sequence MGQKIHPVLYRIGINKETDSVWYAEGSSYVDFLQEDIKIRDYIQKRLSDKMVSKVKIYRKTNSITVDIHTARPGLVIGKKGEDIEKLRTELNVFINKNRKNPLLVSINVEPVDKIWLEARLVGQEIARQLEERISFRRAMKMAIRYVMKEGAQGVKVQVSGRLGGAEIARSESYKQGRTPLHTLRADIDYANIVANTTYGVIGIKVWIYKGDILG is encoded by the coding sequence TTGGGACAAAAAATACATCCCGTTCTTTACCGTATCGGTATAAATAAAGAAACCGATTCCGTCTGGTATGCTGAAGGCAGTTCGTATGTAGATTTTCTCCAGGAAGATATTAAAATCAGAGATTACATTCAGAAACGCTTAAGCGATAAGATGGTATCAAAAGTAAAGATATACCGTAAAACAAATTCCATAACCGTAGATATTCATACTGCCCGTCCCGGTTTAGTTATCGGTAAGAAGGGAGAAGATATCGAAAAACTTCGCACAGAATTAAATGTGTTCATCAATAAGAACCGTAAGAACCCACTCCTTGTTTCCATTAATGTAGAACCAGTAGATAAAATCTGGCTGGAAGCGCGTTTGGTGGGACAAGAAATTGCCCGTCAATTGGAAGAACGAATATCTTTTAGGCGCGCAATGAAAATGGCTATCCGCTATGTAATGAAAGAAGGCGCACAAGGTGTTAAAGTTCAGGTTTCAGGTCGCTTGGGAGGAGCTGAAATAGCTCGTTCCGAAAGTTACAAACAAGGTAGAACACCCCTCCATACTTTAAGAGCTGATATTGATTATGCTAATATAGTGGCAAATACAACCTATGGCGTTATCGGTATTAAGGTCTGGATATATAAAGGTGATATTTTAGGTTAA
- the rplV gene encoding 50S ribosomal protein L22 encodes MLATAKLRHTRGSARKARLVLDTIRYKRVTEAQNILRFSHRRAAATINKLLASAIANAQNQDPKIDLTKMFVTVATADEGPQMKRFMPRAQGRAYMIRKQTCHIALEIQSLEE; translated from the coding sequence ATGCTCGCAACAGCAAAACTTCGCCATACACGCGGTTCAGCCCGTAAAGCACGATTGGTTTTAGATACCATTCGTTATAAACGAGTAACTGAAGCGCAAAATATCTTGCGTTTTTCTCATCGCAGAGCAGCTGCTACAATAAATAAATTATTGGCTTCAGCTATTGCCAATGCCCAAAACCAGGATCCCAAAATAGATTTAACTAAGATGTTTGTAACTGTGGCAACCGCGGATGAAGGTCCACAAATGAAACGCTTTATGCCCCGTGCACAGGGTAGAGCTTATATGATCAGGAAACAGACCTGCCATATTGCTCTGGAAATTCAAAGCTTGGAAGAATAG